In Pseudomonadota bacterium, the following proteins share a genomic window:
- a CDS encoding DUF748 domain-containing protein, which produces MFSRRGRLFSRLGALLLLLFFLLLISLPNLIDLEKFRPRLLLFLESKFNGQISIERISLTFRYGPGFQVNGFRLTDHDGRQRIDAAVARVSFSTGPLLRRTLRLKRLVLVEPRIVFSLEKGRSPWSAFLPPTDRQVAVPGLPEPDSTNADQASTPAQVQVQPSAQVQTPPNGFAGWHFLGDLEEAKIEIINGSLELTDRSFAASPVITRFADLDARCEWGAAGAPADFRLDAQVLDHENPGSIKIFGRCSNLGLPFQLEQIRLNCRVQAVDLNAANYFPYYQKYVPIRFIGARVDIDSTYRGSLLGLFSSVGKITLRRAELDYPQVFGRKLECQRLDLEYDFCLADHYNTIEMRKFRLAVDGLKLNGYCLLHEARRGLDGTIEARVEMPACRPHRLAGLLPWRLLPCRFETSFNKLQNFGELSVDELWLKGSYRQIVHLARENSQQGVLGGSMQARGLRVGLLEGQAPLLLNGGRARLQDDLLILEGLELFLAGLHVEALKVSFSDLFRNPQINSAGCFAVDLERFYPVFVASLADCRSAGQGFLPAGIELGGRLWGELAGG; this is translated from the coding sequence ATGTTTAGCCGGCGCGGGCGTTTGTTTTCCCGGCTGGGGGCTTTGCTTTTACTGCTGTTCTTTCTTCTTTTGATCAGTTTGCCCAACCTGATTGATCTCGAGAAATTCCGTCCCCGCCTTTTGCTTTTTCTGGAATCGAAGTTCAATGGGCAAATCAGTATCGAGCGCATCAGTCTGACCTTTCGCTACGGCCCCGGTTTTCAGGTGAATGGTTTCAGGCTGACAGACCATGACGGCAGACAACGGATTGACGCGGCGGTGGCGAGGGTCAGTTTTTCCACCGGGCCCCTTTTGCGGCGCACACTGCGTCTCAAACGGCTGGTTCTGGTGGAACCCAGGATCGTATTTTCCCTGGAAAAAGGGCGTTCGCCCTGGTCCGCGTTTTTACCGCCGACCGACCGGCAGGTTGCGGTCCCCGGCCTGCCGGAGCCTGACTCGACAAACGCAGACCAAGCCTCAACTCCAGCCCAGGTTCAGGTTCAACCTTCAGCCCAAGTTCAGACCCCGCCCAACGGGTTCGCCGGATGGCATTTTCTGGGCGATCTTGAGGAAGCGAAAATTGAAATCATTAATGGTTCCCTGGAACTGACCGACCGCAGTTTTGCCGCGAGTCCGGTAATTACCCGGTTTGCGGATCTCGATGCTCGGTGCGAGTGGGGGGCGGCCGGGGCTCCAGCTGATTTCAGGCTGGACGCTCAGGTGCTGGATCACGAAAATCCGGGTTCAATCAAGATCTTCGGCCGCTGCAGTAACCTGGGCCTGCCTTTTCAGCTTGAACAAATCCGGCTTAATTGCCGGGTGCAGGCGGTTGATCTCAATGCCGCCAATTATTTCCCCTACTATCAGAAATATGTTCCGATCAGGTTTATCGGCGCCCGGGTGGATATCGATTCGACCTATCGGGGCTCTTTGCTGGGTTTGTTTTCCTCGGTAGGTAAAATCACTCTGCGGCGGGCGGAGCTCGATTATCCTCAGGTTTTCGGCCGCAAACTTGAATGCCAACGTCTTGATCTGGAATATGATTTTTGTCTGGCGGATCATTACAACACCATTGAAATGCGAAAATTCAGACTGGCTGTCGATGGCTTGAAACTCAATGGCTATTGCCTTCTGCATGAAGCCCGGCGGGGCCTGGACGGCACCATCGAGGCGCGGGTCGAGATGCCCGCCTGCCGTCCGCACCGGCTGGCCGGCCTGCTGCCCTGGCGTTTACTGCCCTGCCGATTTGAAACGTCATTTAATAAACTGCAGAATTTTGGCGAATTGTCGGTCGATGAACTGTGGCTTAAAGGCAGTTATCGTCAGATTGTCCATTTGGCGCGGGAAAATTCGCAGCAGGGCGTGTTGGGCGGTTCCATGCAGGCTCGCGGCCTACGGGTCGGGCTGCTTGAGGGGCAGGCTCCGTTGCTGCTCAATGGCGGCCGCGCCCGCCTGCAGGACGATCTGCTGATTCTGGAAGGACTCGAATTATTCCTGGCCGGTTTGCATGTCGAAGCCCTGAAGGTCTCCTTTTCCGATCTTTTCCGTAATCCACAAATCAACAGCGCCGGTTGTTTTGCGGTTGATCTGGAACGGTTTTATCCCGTTTTCGTCGCATCCCTGGCTGACTGCCGGTCGGCAGGGCAGGGGTTTTTGCCGGCTGGAATTGAACTCGGCGGCCGTCTGTGGGGGGAACTGGCTGGAGG